A single genomic interval of Nocardioides nitrophenolicus harbors:
- a CDS encoding ArsC/Spx/MgsR family protein: MIEIWLNPACSKCRTAESELRAAGVDYTVRRYLDQPPTVAELEDVLARLGLEPWDIARTADAGKLGVTPPAKAAEHRAAWLDLMAAHPRLIQRPILTASDGTTVVGRDPESLARVIDAG; the protein is encoded by the coding sequence GTGATCGAGATCTGGCTGAACCCCGCCTGCTCCAAGTGCCGCACCGCCGAGAGCGAGCTGCGGGCCGCCGGCGTCGACTACACCGTGCGCCGCTACCTGGACCAGCCGCCCACCGTCGCCGAGCTCGAGGACGTCCTCGCCCGGCTCGGGCTGGAGCCGTGGGACATCGCCCGCACCGCCGACGCGGGCAAGCTGGGCGTCACGCCGCCCGCCAAGGCCGCCGAGCACCGCGCCGCCTGGCTGGACCTGATGGCCGCCCACCCCCGGCTCATCCAGCGCCCGATCCTCACGGCCTCCGACGGTACGACGGTCGTCGGCCGCGACCCCGAGTCGCTCGCCCGGGTCATCGACGCGGGCTGA
- a CDS encoding protein meaA — MSTSPDAAGTPAKASHAKDRPWVMRTYAGHSTAEASNALYRTNLAKGQTGLSVAFDLPTQTGYDPDSPLSRGEVGKVGVPVPHLGEMRKLFDQIPLTEMNTSMTINATAMWLLAMYQVVAEEQNPDLSPSEVAHQLAGTTQNDIIKEYLSRGTYVFPPEHSLRLIGDMIAYTVHEIPKWNPINICSYHLQEAGATPVQEIAYAMCTAIAVLDQVKNSGQVSPDDFEKVVGRISFFVNAGVRFVEEMCKMRAFVELWDEITRERYGVTDEKMRRFRYGVQVNSLGLTEAQPENNVQRIVLEMLAVTLSKKARARAVQLPAWNEALGLPRPWDQQWSLRLQQVLAFESDLLEYDDIFDGSPVIEAKVQELVAGAKAEIDRVQAMGGAIAAVDSGYMKQELVSSHARRRAAIEAGEEIIVGVNKFDTTEQSPLTADLDGAIMVADPEAEKSALASVEAWKAQRDAGEVEAALARLAEDAKTGTNLMAATLAAARAGATTGEWAGVLREVFGEFRAPTGVAGAVGVAEAGAELTAVREAVRTTGEELGGRLRLLVGKPGLDGHSNGAEQVAVRARDAGFEVIYQGIRLTPEQIVAAAVAEDVHCVGLSILSGSHMELVPAVLDGLRAAGMGEVPVIVGGIIPESDGKALVELGVAAVYTPKDFGLTEIMGGIVEVIRKANGLS, encoded by the coding sequence ATGAGCACCTCGCCCGACGCAGCCGGCACCCCCGCGAAGGCATCGCACGCCAAGGACCGTCCCTGGGTGATGCGGACCTACGCCGGTCACTCGACCGCCGAGGCGTCCAACGCGCTGTACCGGACCAACCTCGCCAAGGGCCAGACCGGCCTCTCGGTCGCCTTCGACCTGCCGACGCAGACCGGCTACGACCCCGACAGCCCGCTCTCGCGCGGCGAGGTCGGCAAGGTCGGCGTACCCGTCCCGCACCTCGGCGAGATGCGCAAGCTCTTCGACCAGATCCCGCTCACCGAGATGAACACCTCGATGACGATCAACGCGACCGCCATGTGGCTGCTCGCGATGTACCAGGTCGTCGCCGAGGAGCAGAACCCGGACCTGTCGCCGTCGGAGGTCGCCCACCAGTTGGCGGGCACCACCCAGAACGACATCATCAAGGAGTACCTCTCGCGCGGGACCTACGTGTTCCCGCCCGAGCACTCCCTGCGCCTGATCGGCGACATGATCGCCTACACGGTCCACGAGATCCCCAAGTGGAACCCGATCAACATCTGCAGCTACCACCTCCAGGAGGCCGGCGCGACGCCGGTGCAGGAGATCGCGTACGCCATGTGCACCGCGATCGCGGTGCTCGACCAGGTGAAGAACTCCGGCCAGGTCTCGCCGGACGACTTCGAGAAGGTGGTCGGCCGGATCTCCTTCTTCGTCAACGCCGGCGTGCGCTTCGTCGAGGAGATGTGCAAGATGCGCGCCTTCGTCGAGCTGTGGGACGAGATCACCCGGGAGCGCTACGGCGTCACCGACGAGAAGATGCGCCGCTTCCGCTACGGCGTCCAGGTCAACAGCCTCGGCCTCACCGAGGCGCAGCCCGAGAACAACGTGCAGCGCATCGTCCTCGAGATGCTCGCCGTGACGCTGTCGAAGAAGGCCCGCGCCCGCGCCGTCCAGCTGCCCGCGTGGAACGAGGCGCTCGGCCTCCCACGTCCGTGGGACCAGCAGTGGTCGCTGCGCCTCCAGCAGGTCCTCGCCTTCGAGTCCGACCTGCTCGAGTACGACGACATCTTCGACGGCTCGCCGGTCATCGAGGCCAAGGTGCAGGAGCTGGTCGCCGGTGCCAAGGCCGAGATCGACCGGGTCCAGGCGATGGGCGGCGCGATCGCGGCCGTCGACTCCGGCTACATGAAGCAGGAGCTGGTCTCCTCCCACGCCCGCCGCCGCGCGGCGATCGAGGCCGGCGAGGAGATCATCGTCGGCGTCAACAAGTTCGACACCACCGAGCAGAGCCCGCTCACCGCGGACCTCGACGGCGCGATCATGGTCGCCGACCCCGAGGCCGAGAAGTCCGCCCTCGCCTCGGTCGAGGCCTGGAAGGCGCAGCGCGACGCCGGTGAGGTCGAGGCCGCGCTGGCCCGGCTCGCCGAGGACGCCAAGACCGGCACCAACCTGATGGCCGCCACCCTCGCCGCCGCCCGTGCCGGCGCGACCACGGGGGAGTGGGCCGGCGTGCTCCGCGAGGTGTTCGGCGAGTTCCGCGCCCCCACCGGCGTCGCCGGCGCCGTGGGCGTCGCCGAGGCCGGCGCCGAGCTGACCGCCGTCCGCGAGGCGGTGCGCACCACCGGCGAGGAGCTGGGCGGCCGACTGCGGCTGCTCGTCGGCAAGCCCGGCCTCGACGGTCACTCCAACGGCGCCGAGCAGGTCGCCGTCCGCGCTCGGGACGCGGGCTTCGAGGTGATCTACCAGGGCATCCGGCTCACCCCGGAGCAGATCGTCGCCGCTGCCGTCGCCGAGGACGTCCACTGCGTCGGCCTGTCGATCCTCTCCGGCTCCCACATGGAGCTGGTGCCGGCCGTCCTCGACGGGCTGCGCGCCGCCGGGATGGGCGAGGTGCCCGTCATCGTCGGCGGGATCATCCCCGAGTCCGACGGCAAGGCGCTGGTCGAGCTCGGCGTCGCCGCGGTCTACACGCCCAAGGACTTCGGGCTGACCGAGATCATGGGCGGCATCGTCGAGGTGATCCGCAAGGCCAACGGCCTGAGCTGA
- a CDS encoding 3-hydroxyacyl-CoA dehydrogenase NAD-binding domain-containing protein, whose product MTSSEQIFNTLVLPYLNHAVRTYESGYASVGDIDAAMRFGCGYPKGPLTVVDEIGVAEVRDRLAARYAETGDHLHEPAGLLDKLVAEGRSFADEAAAAGDAAAPEFKHDIGKVGVVGTGTMASGIVQVFAQAGYEVIFVGRGQDKLDGVIGYITNNLDRAIAKGKGTEGDKDALLGRLTGSTEREALGGVDIVVEAIAEDLELKLQLFRDLDRICKPGAILATTTSSLPITKLGEATGRPQDVIGMHFFNPAPVMKLVEIITTSATSADVDETVRALTANVGKVGVSAGDRAGFIVNLLLFPYLNDAVRLAEGGVELATIDAAIKETAGFPMGPFELLDVVGNDVSLAIQRELYGEFGEPGFEPAATLVAKVEAGELGRKTKKGFHDYA is encoded by the coding sequence ATGACTTCGAGCGAGCAGATCTTCAACACGCTGGTGCTGCCGTACCTCAACCACGCGGTGCGCACCTACGAGTCGGGCTACGCCTCGGTGGGCGACATCGACGCGGCCATGCGGTTCGGCTGCGGCTACCCCAAGGGCCCGCTCACCGTCGTCGACGAGATCGGCGTCGCCGAGGTGCGCGACCGGCTCGCCGCACGGTACGCCGAGACCGGCGACCACCTGCACGAGCCGGCCGGGCTGCTCGACAAGCTGGTCGCCGAGGGCCGCAGCTTCGCCGACGAGGCCGCCGCCGCGGGGGACGCCGCCGCGCCGGAGTTCAAGCACGACATCGGCAAGGTCGGCGTCGTCGGCACCGGCACCATGGCCTCCGGCATCGTCCAGGTCTTCGCCCAGGCCGGCTACGAGGTGATCTTCGTGGGCCGCGGCCAGGACAAGCTCGACGGCGTGATCGGCTACATCACCAACAACCTCGACCGCGCCATCGCCAAGGGCAAGGGCACCGAGGGCGACAAGGACGCGCTGCTGGGCCGGCTGACCGGCTCGACCGAGCGTGAGGCGCTGGGCGGCGTTGACATCGTCGTCGAGGCGATCGCCGAGGACCTCGAGCTCAAGCTCCAGCTCTTCCGCGACCTGGACCGGATCTGCAAGCCGGGCGCGATCCTCGCGACCACCACCTCCTCGCTGCCGATCACCAAGCTGGGCGAGGCCACCGGCCGCCCGCAGGACGTCATCGGCATGCACTTCTTCAACCCGGCGCCGGTCATGAAGCTGGTCGAGATCATCACCACCTCGGCCACCTCCGCCGACGTCGACGAGACCGTGCGCGCGCTGACCGCCAACGTCGGCAAGGTCGGCGTCTCCGCCGGCGACCGCGCGGGCTTCATCGTCAACCTGCTGCTCTTCCCCTACCTCAACGACGCGGTCCGGCTCGCCGAGGGCGGCGTGGAGCTCGCCACCATCGACGCCGCGATCAAGGAGACCGCCGGCTTCCCGATGGGTCCCTTCGAGCTGCTCGACGTGGTCGGCAACGACGTGTCGCTGGCCATCCAGCGCGAGCTGTACGGCGAGTTCGGCGAGCCCGGCTTCGAGCCGGCCGCCACCCTGGTCGCGAAGGTGGAGGCCGGCGAGCTCGGTCGCAAGACCAAGAAGGGCTTCCACGACTACGCCTGA
- a CDS encoding DUF167 domain-containing protein produces MEIDDQPWWRPERAEEAGGATTWLLAVRVQPGASRTGAAGPAGVDGAELKVRLSSPPVDGRANAELVRWLAKELGVPRSAVTLVRGQTSRSKVLRIAVPHPRD; encoded by the coding sequence GTGGAGATCGACGACCAGCCGTGGTGGCGTCCCGAGCGGGCCGAGGAGGCGGGCGGTGCGACGACCTGGCTGCTCGCGGTCCGGGTCCAGCCCGGCGCGTCCCGCACGGGCGCGGCCGGGCCGGCGGGCGTCGACGGCGCCGAGCTCAAGGTGCGCCTGTCGTCGCCGCCCGTGGACGGCCGGGCCAACGCCGAGCTGGTCCGCTGGCTGGCGAAGGAGCTCGGCGTGCCGCGGTCGGCCGTCACCCTGGTGCGCGGCCAGACGTCGCGGTCCAAGGTGCTGCGGATCGCGGTACCGCACCCGCGGGACTGA
- a CDS encoding ferritin, producing MAAPRFTDQLNVQIGNEFAAHNQYLACAVHYDALTMPQLAAFFYGQALEERLHAMMMVQYLLDTDAPVQIPGVEAPVSAFEDVVAPIALALEQEKRVTEQINGLLRIAREENDFASEQFMQWFIKEQVEEVATMNDLLAVVTRSKDDINAIEDWVAREQGAGDADPTAPPAAGA from the coding sequence ATGGCCGCACCTCGCTTCACCGACCAGCTCAACGTCCAGATCGGCAACGAGTTCGCCGCGCACAACCAGTACCTCGCCTGCGCCGTCCACTACGACGCCCTCACCATGCCGCAGCTGGCCGCGTTCTTCTATGGCCAGGCGCTCGAGGAGCGCCTGCACGCGATGATGATGGTGCAGTACCTCCTCGACACCGACGCGCCCGTGCAGATCCCGGGCGTCGAGGCGCCTGTCTCGGCCTTCGAGGACGTGGTCGCACCGATCGCGCTGGCCCTGGAGCAGGAGAAGCGGGTCACCGAGCAGATCAACGGCCTGCTCCGCATCGCCCGCGAGGAGAACGACTTCGCCTCCGAGCAGTTCATGCAGTGGTTCATCAAGGAGCAGGTCGAGGAGGTCGCGACCATGAACGACCTGCTCGCCGTCGTCACCCGCAGCAAGGACGACATCAACGCGATCGAGGACTGGGTCGCCCGCGAGCAGGGTGCCGGCGACGCCGACCCGACCGCTCCGCCGGCTGCCGGGGCCTGA
- a CDS encoding cob(I)yrinic acid a,c-diamide adenosyltransferase, with amino-acid sequence MVNLTRIYTRTGDAGETRLGDMSVTTKTDLRLQAYADVDEANAVLGVAVATGGLEDDVTQVLFRVQNDLFDVGADLCTPVVAEPEFPPLRIEQDYVDRLEGWCDHYNEPLPKLRSFILNGGTPAAAQLHVARTVIRRAERAAWAAYEVHGEVMNPLAITYLNRLSDLVFILARHANREQGDVLWVPGGER; translated from the coding sequence ATGGTCAACCTCACCCGCATCTACACCCGCACCGGCGACGCCGGCGAGACCCGTCTGGGCGACATGAGCGTGACGACCAAGACCGATCTGCGGCTGCAGGCGTACGCCGACGTCGACGAGGCCAACGCGGTGCTCGGGGTCGCGGTGGCGACCGGTGGGCTCGAGGACGACGTGACGCAGGTGCTCTTCCGGGTCCAGAACGACCTCTTCGACGTCGGCGCCGACCTGTGCACGCCGGTGGTGGCCGAGCCGGAGTTCCCGCCGCTGCGCATCGAGCAGGACTACGTCGACCGCCTGGAGGGCTGGTGCGACCACTACAACGAGCCGCTGCCCAAGCTCCGCTCCTTCATCCTCAACGGCGGCACCCCGGCCGCCGCCCAGCTCCACGTCGCGCGCACCGTGATCCGCCGGGCGGAGCGGGCCGCCTGGGCGGCCTACGAGGTGCACGGCGAGGTGATGAACCCGCTCGCGATCACCTACCTCAACCGGCTCTCCGACCTGGTCTTCATCCTGGCCCGGCACGCCAACCGCGAGCAGGGCGACGTGCTCTGGGTGCCCGGGGGCGAGCGATAA
- the nucS gene encoding endonuclease NucS — protein MRLVVARCQVDYAGRLTAHLPMATRVLMIKADGSVLVHSDGGSYKPLNWMSPPCTVREGEAEDGRVEWTVTAKAPKGQTPDTLRILIEEIHHDTQHELGIDPGLQKDGVEKHLQELLAEHPATLASGLVLVRREFPTAIGPVDLMCRDAGGLSVAVEVKRRGEIDGVEQLTRYLELLNRDPLLTGKGAVRGIFAAQEIKPQARVLAEDRGITCAVIDYDALRGLDNAEDRLF, from the coding sequence GTGAGACTCGTCGTTGCGCGCTGCCAGGTGGACTACGCCGGCCGACTGACCGCCCACCTCCCGATGGCGACCCGGGTGCTCATGATCAAGGCCGACGGCTCGGTGCTCGTCCACTCCGACGGCGGCTCCTACAAGCCGCTGAACTGGATGTCGCCGCCGTGCACCGTGCGCGAGGGCGAGGCCGAGGACGGCCGGGTCGAGTGGACCGTCACCGCCAAGGCCCCGAAGGGCCAGACCCCCGACACGCTGCGGATCCTGATCGAGGAGATCCACCACGACACGCAGCACGAGCTGGGGATCGACCCCGGCCTGCAGAAGGACGGCGTCGAGAAGCACCTGCAGGAGCTGCTCGCCGAGCACCCCGCGACCCTCGCCAGTGGACTGGTCCTGGTCCGGCGCGAGTTCCCCACCGCGATCGGCCCGGTCGACCTGATGTGCCGCGACGCCGGCGGCCTCTCGGTCGCCGTCGAGGTCAAGCGCCGCGGCGAGATCGACGGCGTCGAGCAGCTCACCCGCTATCTCGAGCTGCTCAACCGCGACCCGCTCCTCACCGGCAAGGGCGCCGTGCGCGGCATCTTCGCCGCCCAGGAGATCAAGCCGCAGGCCCGGGTGCTCGCCGAGGACCGCGGGATCACCTGCGCCGTCATCGACTACGACGCGCTCCGCGGGCTCGACAACGCCGAGGACCGGCTCTTCTGA
- a CDS encoding DUF952 domain-containing protein, with amino-acid sequence MQPIFHLALLRDWEQAQRAGAYTVSTRGRTLAEEGFIHASRADQWTGVRDRFYGDVTEPMVLLQIDPARLDVPVVEEAPAPGAAETFPHIYGPLPVTAVLKAIPLDRPATPAVPAAPEPTALAADPTARPARPARPARPARPAPQESFSRLYFREVFFNLAVGCIVLLVGVAGLAVGALVSADAGPAVGGLLGVVLGALLAVRVYRRRHPRAGG; translated from the coding sequence ATGCAGCCGATCTTCCACCTCGCCCTGCTCCGCGACTGGGAGCAGGCGCAGCGCGCCGGCGCCTACACGGTCTCCACCCGGGGGCGCACCCTCGCCGAGGAGGGCTTCATCCACGCCAGCCGGGCCGACCAGTGGACCGGCGTACGCGACCGGTTCTACGGCGACGTCACCGAGCCGATGGTGCTGCTCCAGATCGACCCGGCGCGGCTCGACGTACCCGTGGTGGAGGAGGCGCCCGCCCCCGGGGCGGCCGAGACGTTCCCCCACATCTACGGACCGCTGCCGGTCACCGCGGTGCTCAAGGCGATCCCGCTGGACCGACCGGCCACACCCGCGGTCCCGGCCGCACCCGAGCCGACCGCTCTCGCGGCGGACCCGACGGCACGGCCGGCGCGGCCGGCGCGGCCGGCGCGGCCGGCGCGGCCGGCGCCCCAGGAGAGCTTCTCGCGGCTCTACTTCCGCGAGGTCTTCTTCAACCTCGCCGTCGGGTGCATCGTGCTGCTCGTCGGCGTGGCGGGCCTGGCCGTGGGCGCCCTGGTCTCCGCCGACGCCGGACCGGCGGTCGGAGGCCTGCTGGGCGTCGTCCTGGGCGCGCTGCTCGCGGTCCGCGTCTACCGCCGCCGCCACCCGCGGGCCGGCGGCTGA
- a CDS encoding STAS domain-containing protein gives MGARPPVAIVEHVLGEPILILAGDLDVRSTSELRAAVHEHIRVCGTDRISPVVLDISAVRSVDATALKVIAAASRQAQRYGVRVVLRGAQPAVRRMLHLTHLIRLIELEREPVPA, from the coding sequence ATGGGAGCACGACCGCCGGTGGCCATCGTCGAGCATGTCCTCGGCGAGCCCATCCTGATCCTGGCAGGCGATCTCGACGTCCGCAGCACCAGCGAGCTGCGCGCCGCGGTCCACGAGCACATCCGGGTCTGCGGCACCGACCGGATCAGTCCGGTCGTGCTCGACATCAGCGCGGTGCGCTCGGTCGACGCGACCGCGCTCAAGGTGATCGCCGCGGCCAGCCGCCAGGCCCAGCGCTACGGCGTGCGGGTGGTGCTGCGCGGCGCCCAGCCCGCGGTCCGCCGGATGCTCCATCTCACCCACCTGATCCGGCTGATCGAGCTCGAGCGGGAGCCGGTCCCCGCCTGA
- a CDS encoding DEAD/DEAH box helicase: MDVLAELTDDFLARHFDAGTLERARGIVAAGGVRRPEIGMRSAASVTATAEVLGSRETPYQVQLHVEAPNASYAGWVFTVCTCPVRSVCKHGAALALTLRQTFTQPAGEAAWRRSVERLVGELERQQPSVHEEVPLALEITLDRGRASYRTAGPTLRVRPLRQGKGKPWIKSGAEWSDIGGGPRGFVPRQADALAALHTQWAGHRGYYSAGVSPALDEFGDQVVRALRNARDAGVTLLAARPLVSVEVADEPAEVVAELGDVDGGTTMRAVVTLGERTWRDESVVLVGSPASVVGLLDDRGHLVVAATTAPVPPALRHLVDGPPILIPPADLADFRETLPGLMRLVPVRADDSAVELPEPLAPTLVLTVSWHTSTKAGLGWHWQYGPDPERSCPLTGRDSLGGVRDRAAEQALLATVPPALLEATTLTDGDALSLAIHDLPHLRETEGVRVVEEERPDFREADVAPEIRFDLVEPEATTTDWLDLAVTVSVAGEQIPLPDVLAALTLDQEFLVLPSGLYVTTDRPEFDRLREVVAAAAELREREGDRIGVGHHDLGLWAQLAETGLVDAQVAEWVERAQALRDLTDLPRPEPRGLVTDLRSYQREGFWWLAFLWQHGLGGVLADDMGLGKTLQVLALISHARAERPLDAPFLVVAPTSVVTAWATEATRHAPGLRVAVASRRTDDVAALARDHDIVVTTYTLLRLAHEAYADLAWSGLVLDEAQQAKNHQSKTYQAIRTIAAPFRLAVTGTPFENRLMELWSLLSITVPGLYPWPRAFAEKVVRPVERDGDKVVLDRFRARIRPFLLRRTKELVADDLPPKQEQVLQVDLAAAHRRIYDTHLAKERQRILGLVEDFDRNRVAIFSALTKLRQLALDPALVDDEHEAVGSAKLDVLVEHLAEITAEGHRALVFSQFTSFLTRVRSRLDDVGIATTYLDGTTRDRAAVIDRFRSGDSPVFLISLKAGGTGLTLTEADYVFVLDPWWNPAAEAQAVDRAHRIGQTRHVHVYRLVASDTIEEKVMELKARKAELFAQVIDGDGAMSTSIGADDIRGLFED; encoded by the coding sequence GTGGACGTCCTCGCCGAGCTGACCGATGACTTCCTGGCGCGCCACTTCGACGCCGGGACGCTGGAGCGCGCCCGCGGGATCGTCGCCGCGGGCGGGGTCCGGCGGCCCGAGATCGGGATGCGCTCGGCCGCGTCGGTGACCGCGACGGCGGAGGTCCTCGGGAGCCGCGAGACGCCGTACCAGGTCCAGCTCCACGTCGAGGCCCCCAACGCGAGCTACGCCGGCTGGGTGTTCACGGTGTGCACCTGCCCGGTGCGCTCGGTGTGCAAGCATGGCGCCGCCCTGGCCCTGACCCTGCGCCAGACCTTCACCCAGCCCGCGGGCGAGGCCGCGTGGCGGCGCTCGGTGGAGCGGCTGGTGGGCGAGCTGGAGCGCCAGCAGCCCTCGGTGCACGAGGAGGTCCCGCTCGCGCTCGAGATCACCCTCGACCGGGGCCGGGCCAGCTACCGCACGGCCGGCCCGACGCTGCGGGTCCGTCCGCTGCGCCAGGGCAAGGGCAAGCCATGGATCAAGAGCGGTGCCGAGTGGAGCGACATCGGCGGCGGCCCGCGCGGCTTCGTGCCCCGCCAGGCCGACGCGCTGGCGGCGCTCCACACCCAGTGGGCGGGCCATCGCGGCTACTACTCCGCCGGCGTCTCCCCCGCGCTCGACGAGTTCGGCGACCAGGTGGTGCGCGCCCTGCGCAACGCCCGCGACGCCGGGGTCACCCTGCTCGCGGCCCGGCCGCTGGTCTCGGTCGAGGTCGCCGACGAGCCGGCCGAGGTGGTCGCCGAGCTGGGCGACGTCGACGGCGGCACGACCATGCGCGCGGTCGTCACCCTCGGCGAGCGCACCTGGCGCGACGAGTCGGTGGTGCTGGTCGGCTCCCCCGCGTCCGTCGTCGGCCTGCTCGACGACCGCGGCCACCTCGTCGTCGCCGCGACGACGGCTCCCGTGCCGCCCGCGCTGCGCCACCTCGTCGACGGGCCGCCGATCCTCATCCCGCCGGCCGACCTCGCCGACTTCCGCGAGACGCTGCCCGGCCTGATGCGGCTGGTGCCGGTGCGGGCCGACGACTCCGCCGTCGAGCTGCCCGAGCCGCTCGCGCCGACGCTGGTGCTGACCGTCTCGTGGCACACCTCGACCAAGGCCGGGCTGGGCTGGCACTGGCAGTACGGCCCCGACCCCGAGCGCAGCTGCCCGCTGACCGGCCGCGACTCCCTCGGAGGAGTCCGCGACCGGGCCGCCGAGCAGGCGCTGCTCGCCACCGTGCCGCCTGCGCTGCTCGAGGCCACCACGCTCACCGACGGCGACGCGCTCAGCCTGGCCATCCACGACCTGCCCCACCTGCGCGAGACCGAGGGCGTGCGGGTGGTCGAGGAGGAGCGGCCCGACTTCCGGGAGGCCGACGTGGCGCCGGAGATCCGGTTCGACCTGGTCGAGCCGGAGGCCACGACCACCGACTGGCTCGACCTCGCCGTGACCGTCAGCGTGGCCGGGGAGCAGATCCCGCTGCCCGACGTCCTCGCGGCGCTCACCCTCGACCAGGAGTTCCTGGTGCTGCCGAGCGGGCTCTACGTCACGACCGACCGGCCCGAGTTCGACCGGCTGCGCGAGGTGGTCGCCGCCGCGGCCGAGCTGCGCGAGCGCGAGGGCGACCGGATCGGCGTCGGCCACCACGACCTCGGCCTGTGGGCCCAGCTGGCCGAGACCGGTCTCGTCGACGCCCAGGTCGCCGAATGGGTCGAGCGGGCCCAGGCGCTGCGTGACCTCACCGACCTTCCGCGGCCCGAGCCGCGCGGGCTGGTCACCGACCTGCGCAGCTACCAGCGCGAGGGATTCTGGTGGCTGGCGTTCCTGTGGCAGCACGGCCTCGGTGGCGTCCTCGCCGACGACATGGGCCTCGGCAAGACCCTGCAGGTGCTCGCCCTGATCTCCCACGCCCGCGCCGAGCGTCCCCTCGACGCTCCCTTCCTCGTCGTCGCCCCGACCAGCGTCGTCACCGCCTGGGCCACCGAGGCCACCCGGCACGCCCCCGGCCTGCGGGTGGCGGTGGCCTCGCGTCGTACCGACGACGTGGCGGCGCTGGCCCGCGACCATGACATCGTCGTCACCACCTACACCCTGCTCCGGCTCGCCCACGAGGCGTACGCCGACCTGGCCTGGTCCGGGCTGGTGCTCGACGAGGCGCAGCAGGCCAAGAACCACCAGAGCAAGACCTACCAGGCGATCCGCACCATCGCCGCGCCGTTCCGGCTCGCCGTCACCGGCACCCCCTTCGAGAACCGGCTGATGGAGCTCTGGTCGCTGCTGTCGATCACCGTGCCCGGCCTCTACCCGTGGCCGCGCGCCTTCGCCGAGAAGGTGGTGCGGCCGGTCGAGCGCGACGGCGACAAGGTCGTGCTCGACCGGTTCCGCGCCCGGATCAGGCCGTTCCTGCTGCGACGCACCAAGGAGCTGGTCGCCGACGACCTGCCGCCGAAGCAGGAGCAGGTGCTCCAGGTCGACCTGGCCGCCGCCCACCGCCGCATCTACGACACCCACCTGGCCAAGGAGCGGCAACGGATCCTCGGCCTGGTCGAGGACTTCGACCGCAACCGGGTGGCCATCTTCAGCGCCCTCACCAAGCTCCGCCAGCTCGCCCTCGACCCCGCCCTCGTCGACGACGAGCACGAGGCGGTCGGCTCGGCCAAGCTCGACGTCCTGGTCGAGCACCTCGCCGAGATCACCGCCGAGGGCCACCGCGCCCTGGTGTTCAGCCAGTTCACGTCCTTCCTCACCCGGGTCCGCTCCCGCCTCGACGACGTCGGCATCGCCACCACCTACCTCGACGGCACCACCCGCGACCGCGCCGCCGTGATCGACCGGTTCCGCTCCGGCGACTCCCCCGTGTTCCTCATCTCGCTCAAGGCCGGCGGCACCGGTCTCACCCTCACCGAGGCCGACTACGTCTTCGTCCTCGACCCGTGGTGGAACCCCGCCGCCGAGGCCCAGGCGGTCGACCGCGCCCACCGGATCGGCCAGACCCGCCACGTCCACGTCTACCGCCTGGTCGCGAGCGACACCATCGAGGAGAAGGTGATGGAGCTCAAGGCCCGCAAGGCCGAGCTGTTCGCGCAGGTCATCGACGGCGACGGGGCGATGAGCACCTCCATCGGGGCCGACGACATCCGGGGGCTGTTCGAGGACTGA